CATCTATCCGCTCCTTCCTTAGTCGAAATGGATTCGCGGATCAATCCGGCTGTAAATCAGATCCACGATCAAATTGGTTAAGGCAAAAATCAACGCCATGAAAAACACCATGCCCTGTATGGTCGGCATATCCCGTTTACTGATCGCCTCAATCGCCAGACTGCCGATCCCTTGCAGAGAAAACACGGTTTCCACCACCACAGCTCCAGCCATGAGCGCACCGAACTGCAAGCCTAACATCGTGACAACAGGAATAATGGCATTCGGCAGACCATGGCTCAAAATGACTCGGAAAAGCGCGGCCCCTTTAGCCTCGGCTGTCCGCATGTAATCCTGCCTGATGACTTCCAGCATGCTGGAGCGGGTCATTCGGGCGATCATCCCCGCTTCCGCCAAACCTAACGTGATCGCTGGCAGCAACAGGGAGTGAATCCCCTCATAGCCGGAAATCGGAAACAAGGCCAGTTTGTAAGCAAAAATCCAGATGAGAAACAAGGCAATCCAGAAGCCGGGTGCCGAAATACCGAGTAACGAGGCAAGC
This genomic stretch from Brevibacillus brevis harbors:
- a CDS encoding ABC transporter permease; translated protein: MRRYVIKRLLSLVGTLLGVSVLIFLMVHLIPGDPATQILGQFATPEAISQMRAKLGLDQPLWQQYLRFVGNLFAGDLGTSLFTGEKVWDQIMNRFPITMQLAILSVIIAAIFGILLGTIAAVKQNTIIDRLVVLASLLGISAPGFWIALFLIWIFAYKLALFPISGYEGIHSLLLPAITLGLAEAGMIARMTRSSMLEVIRQDYMRTAEAKGAALFRVILSHGLPNAIIPVVTMLGLQFGALMAGAVVVETVFSLQGIGSLAIEAISKRDMPTIQGMVFFMALIFALTNLIVDLIYSRIDPRIHFD